Proteins encoded within one genomic window of Komagataella phaffii GS115 chromosome 3, complete sequence:
- a CDS encoding GDP dissociation inhibitor, translated as MEENYDVIVLGTGLTECILSGLLSVDGKKVLHIDRQQFYGGESASLTLSQVYNKFKPNKTAAESLGKDRDWCIDLIPKFLMANGELTNILVHTDVTRYIEFKQISGSFVYRDGRIAKVPSNEMEAIKSSLMGFFEKRRMKSFLEFITNYKEEEVGTHKGLDLDKNTMDEVYYKYGLEKGTKDFIGHAMALWPNDDYLREPARETYDRIILYLHSVARFGKSPYIYPLYGLGELPQGFARLSAIYGGTYMLDTPIEEVFYDDDGKFTGVRTKEGVAKAPIVIADPTYFPEKVKKVGQKVIRAICILNHPVPNTHDTDSAQIIIPQNQIGRKNDIYIAVVSHSHNVTAKNQYLAIISTVIETDRPHVELEPAFKLLGPTEDVLMGIAELYEPLEDGSNDHVYLSRSYDPSSHFETTTDDVKDLYRRVTGHDLVLKKRKTVEEEESLACE; from the coding sequence ATGGAAGAAAATTACGACGTTATTGTTCTAGGAACCGGTTTGACCGAGTGCATTCTTAGTGGCCTTTTGTCAGTCGATGGAAAGAAGGTTCTTCACATAGACAGACAGCAATTCTATGGAGGTGAAAGCGCCTCATTGACCTTGAGTCAAGTCTACAATAAATTTAAGCCAAACAAAACTGCAGCTGAAAGTTTGGGAAAAGATAGAGATTGGTGCATTGACTTAATTCCTAAGTTTTTGATGGCGAATGGAGAACTGACAAATATCCTGGTTCACACTGACGTTACAAGGTACATTGAGTTCAAGCAGATTAGTGGATCATTCGTATACAGGGATGGACGCATTGCTAAAGTGCCTTCCAATGAAATGGAAGCcatcaaatcttctttaATGGGCTTTTTtgagaagagaagaatgaaGTCATTTTTGGAGTTCATTACTAAttacaaagaagaagaagttggaaCCCATAAGGGCCTGGACCTAGATAAGAACACAATGGACGAAGTGTACTACAAGTATGGGCTTGAAAAAGGTACGAAAGATTTTATTGGTCACGCTATGGCACTTTGGCCTAATGATGACTACCTGAGAGAACCTGCTAGAGAAACTTATGATAGAATTATCCTCTACTTACACTCTGTTGCTCGTTTTGGTAAATCTCCGTACATTTATCCATTGTACGGATTGGGAGAACTTCCGCAAGGTTTTGCTAGACTATCGGCAATCTATGGAGGTACTTACATGCTAGATACCCCAATTGAAGAGGTTTTCtatgatgatgatggaaaGTTCACTGGAGTGAGAACCAAGGAGGGTGTTGCTAAGGCCCCTATTGTCATCGCTGACCCCACCTATTTCCCTGAAAAGGTTAAAAAAGTTGGACAGAAAGTCATCCGGGCCATTTGTATTTTAAACCATCCAGTTCCAAATACTCATGATACGGACTCTGCCCAGATCATCATTCCACAGAACCAAATCGGTCGAAAAAATGACATATATATTGCTGTTGTGTCTCATTCGCACAATGTTACCGCTAAAAACCAATATTTGGCTATCATTTCAACCGTCATCGAAACTGACAGGCCCCATGTTGAGTTGGAACCAGCCTTCAAGCTTCTTGGACCTACTGAAGATGTCCTGATGGGCATTGCTGAATTGTACGAACCTTTAGAAGATGGATCTAACGATCATGTTTACCTTTCCCGTTCCTACGATCCTTCTTCTCACTTTGAGACTACCACTGATGACGTCAAAGATTTGTACAGACGAGTAACTGGACACGACTTAGTACTCAAGAAGCGTAAGACTGtagaggaagaggaatcCCTCGCCTGTGAGTAG
- a CDS encoding Sphingolipid alpha-hydroxylase, with protein sequence MTSNRPLPLFASADVQKHVSPKDCWVTLYHRKVYNVTEFLEEHPAGDDLILEYAGKDITQIMGDQLSHIHSESAYEMLDEDMLVGYLATPEEERELLSNKDHEVEVQLDSKGNVVEVDIDLTEFGELPAEGLLSLKTDYEHDLVKHQFLDLNRPLLMQVLRGSWTKEFYLDQVHRPRHYGKGSAPLFGNFLEPLSMTAWWIVPMVWLPVNFYFFYIGFTNQNKLVAMAFWLLGLFVWTFLEYALHRFLFHLDYYLPENQIAFTIHFLLHGIHHYLPMDKYRLVMPPTLFIVLCYPIKTLVFSVLPYYMACSGFAGGFLGYIMYDVTHYVLHHSKLPRYFQELKKYHLEHHYKNYELGFGVTSKFWDKVFGTYLGPDDVYQKTN encoded by the coding sequence ATGACTTCAAATAGGCCATTACCGCTCTTTGCCTCTGCTGATGTTCAGAAACACGTGAGTCCAAAGGATTGTTGGGTTACGCTATATCATAGGAAGGTTTACAACGTTACAGAGTTTTTGGAGGAGCATCCGGCTGGAGACGACTTGATTTTGGAGTATGCTGGGAAGGATATCACACAGATTATGGGTGATCAGCTAAGTCATATTCACTCCGAATCTGCTTATGAAATGTTGGATGAAGACATGTTGGTCGGATATTTGGCAACAccggaagaagaaagggAATTACTTTCCAATAAAGATCATGAGGTCGAAGTGCAGCTAGACTCCAAGGGAAATGTAGTTGAAGTCGATATTGACCTAACTGAGTTTGGTGAACTTCCGGCTGAGGGTTTACTCTCGTTGAAAACAGACTATGAACACGACTTGGTTAAACACCAATTTTTGGACTTGAACAGGCCTTTGTTGATGCAAGTTTTACGTGGATCATGGACTAAGGAGTTTTATTTGGACCAAGTTCATCGTCCTAGACATTACGGAAAGGGTTCTGCTCctctttttggaaactttttggaacCTCTGAGTATGACAGCTTGGTGGATTGTACCCATGGTATGGCTTCCTGTGAATTTCTATTTTTTCTACATTGGATTCACCAATCAAAACAAATTAGTCGCCATGGCTTTTTGGCTTTTGGGTCTATTTGTTTGGACCTTCTTGGAATATGCTTTGCATAGATTTTTGTTCCACTTGGACTACTATCTTCCAGAGAATCAAATTGCATTTACCATTCATTTCTTATTGCATGGGATACACCACTATTTACCAATGGATAAATACAGATTGGTGATGCCACCTACACTTTTCATTGTACTTTGCTACCCAATCAAGACGCTCGTCTTTTCTGTTCTACCATATTACATGGCTTGTTCTGGATTTGCAGGTGGATTCCTGGGCTATATCATGTATGATGTCACTCATTACGTTCTGCATCACTCCAAGCTGCCTCGTTATTTCcaagagttgaagaaataTCATTTGGAACATCACTACAAGAATTACGAGTTAGGCTTTGGTGTCACTTCCAAATTCTGGGACAAAGTCTTTGGGACTTATCTGGGTCCAGACGATGTGTATCAAAAGACAAATTAG
- a CDS encoding Saccharopine dehydrogenase (NADP+, L-glutamate-forming): protein MVKQVLLLGSGFVAKPTVDILSANKDIEVTVACRTLEKAKELAGSVAKAISLDVTDEAALDAAVSQVDLVISLIPYIYHATVVKSAIKNKKNVVTTSYINPQLKALEQQIKDAGIVVMNEIGLDPGIDHLYAVKTIDEVHRAGGKIKSFLSYCGGLPSPEDSDNPLGYKFSWSSRGVLLALTNQAKYWKDGKIEEVSSEELMASAKPYFIYPGFAFVCYPNRDSTTYKELYNIPEAETVIRGTLRFQGFPEFVKVLVDLGFLKEDANEIFSKPIAWKDALAQYIGAPSSSEADLVSTIASKATFKNEADQQRIINGLRWLGLFSDNAITPRGNPLDTLCATLEELMQFEEHERDLVCLQHKFGIEWADGSSETRTSTLVEYGDPKGYSAMAKLVGVPCAVAVEQVLDGTLSTPGLWAPMTPEINNPLMKTLKEKYGIFLTEKTL, encoded by the coding sequence aTGGTCAAACAAGTACTCTTATTAGGATCCGGCTTTGTTGCCAAACCAACTGTTGATATTCTCTCCGCCAACAAGGACATTGAAGTCACCGTTGCATGCAGAACCTTAGAGAAGGCCAAGGAGTTAGCTGGCTCCGTTGCAAAGGCTATTTCCTTGGACGTCACCGATGAAGCTGCTTTGGATGCTGCTGTATCTCAGGTTGATTTGGTCATCTCTTTGATTCCTTATATTTACCATGCCACTGTCGTGAAGTCTGCcatcaagaacaagaagaacGTTGTTACTACGTCCTACATCAACCCTCAATTGAAGGCTCTGGAGCAGCAGATCAAGGATGCTGGAATTGTGGTAATGAATGAAATCGGTCTGGACCCTGGTATTGACCATTTGTACGCTGTAAAGactattgatgaagtcCACCGTGCCGGTGGAAAGATCAAGTCTTTCTTGTCTTACTGTGGAGGTTTACCTTCTCCAGAAGACTCAGACAATCCATTGGGCTACAAGTTCTCTTGGTCATCTCGTGGAGTGTTGTTAGCTCTTACCAACCAGGCCAAATACTGGAAAGATGGCAAAATCGAGGAGGTCTCTTCTGAGGAATTGATGGCATCTGCCAAACCATACTTCATCTACCCAGGATTTGCTTTCGTCTGTTACCCTAACCGTGATTCAACCACTTACAAGGAACTCTACAACATTCCAGAGGCTGAAACCGTCATCAGAGGTACTTTGAGATTCCAAGGTTTCCCAGAGTTTGTCAAGGTTCTTGTTGACTTGGGATTCCTGAAGGAAGACGCCAATGAAATTTTCTCCAAGCCTATTGCTTGGAAAGATGCCTTGGCACAGTACATTGGTgctccttcttcttctgaagcTGACCTTGTGTCTACTATCGCTTCCAAAGCtactttcaagaatgagGCTGATCAACAGAGAATTATCAACGGATTGAGATGGTTGGGTCTTTTCTCTGACAATGCCATTACTCCAAGAGGTAACCCATTAGACACACTCTGTGCCACTCTAGAAGAGCTGATGCAATTTGAGGAGCACGAGCGTGACTTAGTCTGCCTGCAACACAAGTTTGGCATCGAATGGGCCGATGGCTCCTCTGAAACTagaacttcaactttggttGAGTATGGTGACCCTAAGGGATACTCTGCTATGGCCAAATTGGTTGGTGTGCCTTGTGCTGTTGCTGTCGAGCAAGTCCTGGACGGTACTTTAAGCACTCCAGGTTTGTGGGCTCCTATGACTCCTGAGATCAACAAtccattgatgaagactttgaaggagaagtACGGTATCTTCTTGACTGAGAAGACTTTATAG
- a CDS encoding Peripheral mitochondrial membrane protein involved in mitochondrial protein import, whose translation MFRIKVITRASRGFHSSGMAFNGPKSPMQVFFETFKNEWKKSDELKSNIKALQDETGRMAESEAFQKAKEAYDKAQKGSSFAGKAVKKTAETVGNAAVKAWDSPVGKVTRKTVKTTAEVVDKSFEPVRKTALYKEVSEVIDDGSSTRYGGFETKEQRRLRREKELSNPQRPKVIKANEEASRALVVTNYKPERPKLSDRFTFLKPETPIGKVLGDLRMRWEESENGLISLFRTIFEKIGGFFDETESAKVIRMFKEIDPSFNTENFNKQLREFIIPEVLEAYVQGDEAVLKTWLSEAPFNVFHAQQKQFKEQGLFSDGRILDIRGVDVLSAKVIPGNNSPALVIGARVQEVNVYRKAKTGEIAAGSPDNINLSTYVMVLTRIPEDVDHPETEGWKVLEFARGGTRQFT comes from the coding sequence ATGTTCAGAATTAAGGTAATAACCCGAGCTAGCAGAGGGTTTCATTCTTCGGGAATGGCTTTCAATGGTCCCAAGTCTCCGATGCAGGTTTTCTTCgaaactttcaagaacGAATGGAAAAAATCGGACGAATTAAAATCCAACATTAAAGCTCTTCAAGATGAGACGGGAAGAATGGCCGAAAGtgaagcttttcaaaaagcCAAGGAAGCATATGATAAGGCTCAGAAGGGATCATCCTTTGCTGGAAAAGCCGTCAAGAAAACTGCCGAAACCGTTGGAAACGCTGCCGTTAAGGCCTGGGATTCTCCAGTAGGTAAAGTCACTAGAAAGACTGTAAAGACTACAGCAGAAGTTGTCgacaaatcttttgaaccTGTCAGAAAGACAGCGCTGTACAAAGAAGTTTCAGAAGTTATTGATGATGGTTCGTCAACAAGATATGGAGGGTTTGAAACTAAAGAACAAAGAAGGTTGCGTagagagaaagaattgagTAATCCTCAAAGACCAAAGGTCATAAAAGCTAACGAGGAAGCTTCTAGAGCTCTAGTAGTGACCAATTACAAGCCTGAACGACCAAAGCTATCTGACAGGTTTACATTTTTAAAGCCTGAGACTCCCATCGGAAAAGTGTTAGGAGACTTGAGAATGAGATGGGAGGAGTCCGAAAATGGTTTGATCTCTTTGTTCAGAActatctttgaaaaaattggaggtttctttgatgaaactgaaaGTGCCAAGGTGATTCGTATgttcaaagagattgatccatctttcaacaccgagaatttcaacaaacAGCTCAGAGAGTTCATTATCCCAGAAGTTTTGGAGGCTTATGTGCAGGGTGATGAAGCTGTACTTAAAACATGGCTGTCGGAAGCACCGTTCAATGTTTTTCATGCTCAACAAAAGCAATTCAAAGAGCAAGGCCTGTTCTCTGATGGTCGCATCCTGGATATCAGAGGAGTCGATGTACTCAGTGCAAAGGTTATTCCAGGTAATAACAGTCCTGCCTTGGTTATTGGAGCTCGTGTCCAAGAAGTCAATGTTTATAGAAAGGCCAAGACCGGTGAGATTGCAGCCGGATCGCCCGATAATATCAACTTGAGTACCTACGTCATGGTGTTGACAAGAATACCAGAAGATGTTGACCATCCTGAAACTGAAGGTTGGAAAGTGCTTGAGTTCGCTCGTGGAGGTACCAGACAATTTACTTAA
- a CDS encoding Subunit of the signal recognition particle (SRP), involved in protein targeting to the ER: MPLLEEISDAEDIDNLEMDLAEFDPTLRTPIAEQRPAPQVVRSQDAESGQTPLVPNQDQISQYIEQFKEGGTINKDQVIRPDEMMEKEMAELKSFQILYPCYFDKNRSVKEGRRCQKEYGVENPLAKTILDACRYLDIPCILEPEKTHPQDFGNPGRVRVAIKESGKYLDEQYKTKRKLIQLVGQFLVEHPTTLQKVQELPGPPELQQGGYIPERVPRVKGLKMNEIVPLHSPFTIKHPSTKSVYEREPEPAPPAAVPKAPKQKKIMVRR; this comes from the coding sequence ATGCCATTACTAGAGGAAATAAGTGATGCAGAGGACATAGACAACTTGGAGATGGATTTAGCCGAGTTTGATCCTACTTTAAGGACTCCGATAGCTGAGCAGAGACCAGCTCCTCAGGTTGTCAGATCACAAGATGCCGAAAGTGGACAGACTCCTTTGGTTCCTAACCAGGATCAAATAAGTCAGTATATTgaacaattcaaagaaggtGGCACCATAAACAAGGATCAAGTGATTAGACCCGACGAAATgatggaaaaagaaatggcAGAGTTGAAAAGCTTCCAAATTTTGTACCCATGTTACTTTGATAAAAATAGAAGTGTtaaagaaggaagaagatgcCAAAAGGAGTATGGTGTGGAGAACCCCCTGGCAAAGACAATATTAGATGCTTGCAGGTACTTGGATATACCTTGCATCCTGGAGCCTGAAAAGACTCATCCTCAAGATTTTGGTAATCCAGGAAGAGTGAGAGTGGCTATCAAGGAGAGTGGGAAGTATCTCGATGAACAATATAAGACCAAAAGGAAACTAATACAGTTGGTAGGACAATTTCTGGTTGAACATCCAACAACGTTAcagaaagttcaagaatTGCCCGGTCCACCTGAGTTGCAACAGGGCGGGTACATTCCAGAACGTGTACCCCGAGTGAAAGGGTTAAAGATGAACGAAATTGTTCCTTTGCATTCGCCATTCACTATTAAGCATCCAAGTACTAAATCTGTTTATGAAAGGGAACCTGAGCCCGCACCACCCGCCGCCGTGCCCAAAGCTCcgaaacagaagaaaataatgGTGAGAAGATAA
- a CDS encoding Intermediate filament protein, with product MSLLSTGLGILIFTLIFIKLVPILVLCVLSSFVPLLGLVWLSLKVRRPSWNSPQHDNLALRFPRFKFITQLNDPKPQDTFRTIQSGDVQAKFDLLFDSIIRDFVLSWHKNITQDSSFPEHLKIYMTEVVLELEERLRDTNFTRLVVLKLLPIVVKHYDGFLGTNTTVHPASSSREDTTRHLNKLVDRLVWILLPNQESKSRIVRIIVREILTTWVISPITCMLSDPDYYNQKIVQFTSVWVEDNDHIQQFRSILNQQVKGSTVKHRKDLKDEKYQLLRQRILECESKDQLDRYKAYLSKSKLESHKVELLKELVDSLMEKYKDTDQLSDVLFNPDSFQKFKAFMEQRNNVEVLNFWYDVNQIKDPLESVATFSSLSKSSLVDFGDKKVNEVKSLFNSYLNHQILEADSEIFANVQQFVNSRHPTEQVYRNARLSMLQLQDQVYEEMNQTDFELFKQSRYFNLVKEHEVEKQEDGFGDPLKNYEEDDDDDERIDSEDDSFVSENVLKAVEDALNEIVHDRNPLENSRASPFPPHVQNDDSRSGTRSPMKNSALFGLLGDKFFQEEEKKTEISDTESILSVVPDTNLTMAAPKDLNLSEEITKLSNEIINLENQLDVLLPLLRKAEVTNNSNELRILRKSKEVLEREIQFKSLQKQQYIVQESDNSLYAKSRIRISSFIDAEEEGKSFTLYIIEVQKVDDNNIVTAGWIVARRFSHFFKLNEYLKEQYPQQLAFVHLPKRKVVMKYKLKSLAEERMVQLEDYLQKLISISQVCDDRNFKMFLSSDIFEFYQEKKYDKFGRGLLSGKFLMPIPSFKGYSKKSVDLHNKEFEEKVREMQQELTTFNESSLRTGDTPFVKPICDLLISLFSTQKSNSWIKGRAMLIVLQQLLGSTIERKCDEYLEFYIKNETFVCNALDTLYSNLWPDGGPFRKSVERSPEVKSRTKHEAEKLIDKMFVGTFAKVFGETNSSYAGKNVFRLLQNQTLNTSLVLNLLDEITLEVFRSDLNNRFE from the coding sequence ATGTCCCTCTTGTCAACAGGACTGGGAATACTGATTTTCACTCTCATATTCATTAAATTAGTACCCATACTAGTATTATGTGTATTGAGCAGCTTCGTTCCCTTACTTGGCCTTGTGTGGCTCAGTTTAAAGGTACGCAGGCCATCCTGGAATTCACCCCAACATGACAATCTTGCACTCAGATTCCCAAGATTCAAATTTATAACCCAATTGAATGACCCTAAGCCTCAAGATACCTTTAGAACCATCCAAAGTGGTGATGTGCAAGCAAAGTTTGATCTTCTGTTTGATTCAATAATAAGGGATTTTGTTCTCTCATGGCACAAGAACATAACTCAAGATTCTAGTTTCCCTGAACATTTGAAAATTTACATGACCGAAGTCGTTCTTGAACTAGAAGAGAGACTCAGAGATACAAATTTTACCAGATTGGTCGTCTTGAAGCTGTTGCCGATTGTAGTCAAGCATTACGATGGATTTCTAGGAACAAATACAACTGTCCATCCggcatcatcttcaagagaagaCACAACGAGACATTTGAATAAACTAGTCGATAGACTTGTTTGGATCTTACTGCCAAATCAGGAATCAAAGTCTCGCATTGTACGGATCATAGTAAGAGAGATTCTTACCACTTGGGTTATATCTCCCATAACATGTATGCTATCGGATCCAGACTATTATAACCAGAAGATAGTTCAGTTTACCTCAGTCTGGGTCGAGGATAACGATCATATTCAACAGTTTCGATCAATTTTAAATCAGCAGGTCAAGGGATCAACCGTAAAACACAGAAAAGATCTAAAGGACGAGAAATACCAGCTACTGAGACAAAGGATCTTAGAATGTGAATCTAAAGATCAGTTAGACCGCTATAAGGCCTATCTCTCCAAGTCAAAGCTTGAATCTCACAAGGTGGAGTTGCTGAAAGAACTAGTCGACTCATTAATGGAGAAGTACAAAGATACTGATCAGCTATCAGATGTGTTGTTTAATCCAGATTCcttccaaaagttcaaagcTTTCATGGAGCAGAGGAATAACGTTGAAgtgttgaacttttggtaCGATGTGAATCAGATCAAAGACCCACTGGAAAGTGTAGCCACTTTTTCCAGTCTAAGTAAGTCTTCATTAGTTGACTTTGGAGACAAGAAAGTTAACGAAGTTAAGAGCTTATTTAATTCGTACCTCAACCACCAGATACTGGAAGCTGATAGTGAGATTTTTGCCAATGTACAACAGTTTGTCAACTCTCGTCACCCCACAGAGCAAGTTTATAGAAATGCAAGGCTTTCCATGCTACAATTACAGGATCAAGTCTACGAAGAAATGAATCAAACtgactttgaattgttTAAACAGTCCAGATATTTCAATTTAGTCAAGGAACACGAAGTGGAGAAACAAGAAGACGGATTTGGAGACCCCCTAAAAAATTACGAAGAAGACGACGACGACGACGAGCGCATTGATTCGGAGGACGATTCCTTTGTTAGTGAAAATGTTCTAAAAGCTGTTGAAGATGCCCTGAACGAGATAGTACATGATAGAAACCCTTTGGAAAACTCAAGAGCTTCACCTTTTCCACCACATGTTCAGAACGACGATTCAAGGTCGGGTACGAGATCACCAATGAAAAATAGTGCCTTGTTTGGCCTGTTGGGCGAcaaattttttcaagaggaagaaaagaaaaccGAAATTAGTGATACAGAGAGTATATTATCGGTAGTTCCTGATACTAACTTGACCATGGCTGCTCCGAAAGACTTGAATCTTTCCGAGGAAATCACAAAGCTCTCCAACGAAATTATCAATTTAGAAAATCAATTGGATGTTTTGTTACCACTGTTGAGAAAAGCAGAAGTAACGAATAATTCCAACGAGCTTAGAATTTTAAGGAAGTCAAAAGAAGTGTTGGAAAGAGAGATACAGTTCAAGTCTTTGCAAAAACAACAATACATCGTGCAAGAGAGTGACAATAGTTTATATGCTAAATCACGAATCCGTATTAGTTCCTTCATAGATGCTGAGGAAGAAGGAAAGTCTTTCACGTTGTACATAATAGAAGTTCAGAAAGTGGACGACAACAACATTGTTACGGCTGGATGGATAGTGGCTCGGCGATTTAGccattttttcaagctcAATGAATACCTGAAGGAACAATACCCGCAGCAACTAGCATTTGTACATTTACCAAAAAGGAAGGTGGTGATGAAGTATAAGTTGAAATCTCTGGCTGAAGAACGAATGGTTCAACTAGAAGATTATTTGCAGAAACTGATAAGTATTTCCCAGGTTTGCGATGATCgtaatttcaaaatgttcCTTTCATCTGACATATTCGAATTTtaccaagaaaaaaagtatgacaagtttggaagaggaTTATTGTCAGGGAAATTCCTGATGCCTATTCCATCGTTCAAAGgttattcaaagaaatcgGTTGATCTCCATAATAAAGAATTTGAGGAAAAAGTCAGAGAAATGCAACAGGAGTTGACCACGTTCAACGAATCATCTTTGAGAACAGGTGATACACCTTTTGTTAAACCCATCTGCGATCTTTTGATTAGTCTTTTCTCCACTCAGAAATCCAATTCTTGGATCAAAGGACGGGCTATGCTTATTGTGCTGCAGCAGCTTTTGGGATCTACCATTGAAAGGAAATGTGATGAGTACCTGGAATTCTACATCAAAAATGAGACTTTTGTTTGCAATGCTCTGGATACACTGTATTCGAATTTATGGCCAGATGGAGGCCCTTTCAGGAAATCGGTTGAGAGAAGTCCTGAAGTCAAGAGTAGGACCAAACATGAGGCGGAAAAATTAATTGATAAGATGTTTGTGGGCACTTTTGCCAAAGTGTTTGGGGAGACGAACTCTTCTTACGCCGGTAAGAATGTATTCCGTTTACTacaaaatcaaactctCAACACTAGTCTtgtcttgaatcttttaGACGAGATCACATTGGAAGTTTTTCGATCCGATTTAAACAATCGCTTCGAATGA